From Marinobacter alexandrii, one genomic window encodes:
- the metG gene encoding methionine--tRNA ligase, producing MAKQYKRHTITAALPYANGPVHIGHLAGVYVPSDIYVRYLRSKGEDVAFVCGSDEHGVAIELRARKEGKSPQEVVDFYHNQIKNSFEQFGISFDIYHRTSSELHHETASAFFKKMESDEKFTVETSEQFFDEKEQQFLADRYIKGTCPTCSFFEAYGDQCENCGSTLSPAELKNPKSMLSGESPIMKETKHWYLPLDQYESWLKEWLIEGHKEWKPNVYGQCKSWIDNGLRPRPMTRDLKWGIPVPVEGGEGKVLYVWFDAPIGYISATKQWAQDNGKNWEDYWKSDDTRLLHFIGKDNIVFHCIIFPTLLKAEGSYILPENVPANEFLNLENNKISTSRNWAVWLHEYLEEFPEKQDVLRYTLTANAPETKDNDFTWKDFQTRNNSELVAIFGNFVNRAVVLTHKYFDGKIPGRNELQSIDEEVIKAVGEVPAKIEEALDQFKFREALIQMMDLARIGNKYLADTEPWKLIKENKERVETILNLALQISANLAIVCEPFLPFTAKKLTQILNTEKRIWVEAGEVNFLSDNHQLNKATLLFEKIEDTDVEKQVNKLLETKKMNEQENKTPDVSALKDEIVFDDFMKMDLRVGEIKTAEKVEKSNKLLQFTVDMGLETRTILSGVAKHFTPEEMIGKKVTVMANLAPRKIMGVESQGMLLFAENSDGKLVAVNPGSDAENGATIA from the coding sequence ATGGCAAAACAATACAAAAGACACACCATCACAGCAGCATTGCCTTATGCAAATGGACCTGTTCATATTGGTCATTTAGCAGGAGTGTATGTGCCTTCTGACATTTATGTACGATACCTTAGAAGTAAAGGAGAAGATGTAGCTTTCGTTTGTGGATCTGACGAGCATGGAGTAGCCATTGAACTGAGAGCACGAAAAGAAGGAAAATCGCCTCAAGAAGTGGTAGATTTTTATCACAACCAGATCAAAAATTCATTCGAGCAGTTTGGGATCAGTTTTGATATCTATCACCGTACTTCTTCTGAATTGCATCATGAGACAGCTTCCGCATTTTTCAAGAAGATGGAATCGGATGAGAAGTTTACAGTGGAGACTTCTGAACAATTTTTTGATGAGAAGGAGCAGCAATTTCTTGCAGATCGATATATCAAAGGCACATGTCCTACATGTAGTTTTTTTGAAGCATACGGTGATCAGTGCGAAAACTGTGGATCTACTCTAAGCCCAGCGGAGCTAAAGAATCCTAAATCAATGCTGAGTGGGGAATCTCCAATAATGAAAGAAACGAAGCATTGGTATCTACCCTTGGATCAATATGAATCATGGCTCAAAGAATGGCTGATTGAAGGGCATAAGGAATGGAAACCTAATGTCTATGGACAATGCAAAAGTTGGATAGACAATGGCCTGCGTCCACGTCCAATGACTCGAGATTTGAAGTGGGGAATACCTGTGCCTGTAGAAGGTGGAGAAGGAAAGGTATTGTATGTTTGGTTTGATGCACCGATTGGATACATATCTGCTACGAAGCAATGGGCACAAGACAATGGAAAGAACTGGGAGGACTATTGGAAATCGGACGATACCCGGCTATTGCACTTTATAGGAAAAGATAATATTGTGTTTCATTGTATTATTTTCCCAACGCTTCTAAAAGCTGAAGGCTCGTATATCCTGCCAGAGAATGTGCCAGCAAATGAGTTTTTAAATCTGGAGAATAATAAAATATCTACTTCCCGGAATTGGGCAGTTTGGTTACACGAGTATTTGGAGGAATTTCCGGAAAAGCAGGATGTACTTCGATACACACTTACAGCAAATGCTCCAGAAACCAAAGACAATGACTTTACATGGAAAGATTTTCAAACTCGGAATAACAGTGAGTTAGTGGCCATCTTTGGTAACTTTGTGAATCGAGCGGTTGTGCTAACACACAAATATTTTGATGGAAAAATTCCTGGTAGAAATGAATTACAATCAATTGATGAAGAGGTAATCAAAGCAGTAGGAGAAGTGCCTGCAAAAATTGAAGAAGCGCTTGATCAGTTTAAATTCAGAGAAGCATTGATTCAAATGATGGATCTGGCAAGAATTGGCAATAAATACCTGGCAGATACTGAGCCATGGAAATTGATCAAGGAGAATAAGGAAAGAGTAGAAACAATTCTGAATCTGGCATTACAGATCAGTGCCAATCTTGCAATAGTCTGTGAGCCATTCTTACCTTTTACTGCAAAGAAACTGACACAAATTCTCAATACAGAGAAAAGAATATGGGTAGAAGCAGGAGAGGTTAACTTCCTATCAGACAATCATCAATTGAATAAGGCCACACTGCTGTTTGAAAAGATTGAAGATACGGATGTGGAGAAACAAGTGAACAAACTTCTCGAAACAAAAAAAATGAACGAACAAGAAAATAAAACACCGGATGTATCGGCTCTAAAAGATGAGATCGTATTTGATGATTTCATGAAGATGGATTTACGAGTGGGGGAGATCAAGACAGCAGAGAAGGTAGAGAAGTCGAATAAGTTGCTGCAGTTCACTGTAGATATGGGGCTGGAAACTCGTACCATTCTGAGCGGTGTGGCAAAACACTTTACTCCAGAGGAAATGATAGGAAAGAAAGTAACAGTGATGGCAAACCTAGCACCTCGTAAAATTATGGGAGTTGAATCGCAAGGAATGTTGCTATTTGCAGAAAACTCAGATGGAAAATTGGTGGCCGTCAATCCTGGATCAGATGCTGAAAATGGGGCTACCATTGCATAA
- a CDS encoding gliding motility-associated C-terminal domain-containing protein — protein MNRTLLLILILIIPILLHGQDVQNLNAPESQNVVSCGAGFLTLAATSSINDNDLQFEWYESTESNGLQFLGSLDGSTGRSQFITPFLIADKRFAVRVRVGNSISPYTFVLAEILNEASILQQPEIEICGEAYLDIVTEMDSIENYQWQILVPNELGESTFENLNTVSSDSITLIALEAGFYRVIATDSTGCRAISSEVEVSNTSIVEFIESVAHCYDPGIVGDDQVTLTSTYGRSFTTFRWEESLDSVIFTEISTAQSITVDKPTVQSYDTAYYRLTITEQNCSNDTTIAVYWRAIPNGTISHIDPLINQNDFFYCGDDLVSERTLQFSTSSLGIEVVWASINHSSFLSQDSLKSYAGVGGPERLIIDFPQILLTSIGGGDETILTQDEGNLLPQNGGIPDEGGLIFAIVTDTIAGEACQSLTNGIFADTAFPLPLLGNALAYSDPFIPACLGEELEFTSYDKTADAYSWKQLDEATDLLIEVSTDDTLNINVDEGYNGGTYFLEVTKNGCTDLSQPFNVIAFDLPTVEITNIEDGEAIACDDIPSILLFGEGSESVSSYQWLYSIDDENFVNAPGDSANHFYIATLNGYYKLVASSLFCSAETSSVYVEIPDPVDPEFVLVAIEGEEQYCEGDEVLLQCNYESNTASYFWFYSFFQIDGDEVSIELVELGETTNPEITLDTRSFGSELAETLTLYFYILVIDGECIVGSTEIPHVVEINPSPNIEIVFSESPMVSELLFCSNEVVSQEVSVNNLSTVFLPDITYLWRKYNPVLDDYDTLIDASGTTYTISEPGRYQCLAVDSDGFCFSASNDLDVLILPSKVNGDTLFCQGNDINIRAVQGSLPDLNSFGYEWFYSADGVEFSTVEGESDPNLMIGANDVLYGNGFFYYEVQYDGCLGISDTLEVRQNINSFNSNLTVLANQEKGVPFEAVVDIDSESDFVYNWEPFDFLSFTNGRMAVFNFPESYPLDSVSIRLVVSNPEGCEVSYEELIRFEETTDISFSKFVSPNGDGLNDRFQINGLDNQVPNELRIVDSWGTTIFSYSNYYNNTQESDRLINSLKSEGVYYYLFSIDGNAMKGSFYFRK, from the coding sequence ATGAATAGAACTCTCCTATTAATATTAATTCTAATAATTCCAATCCTGTTACATGGGCAGGATGTTCAAAACTTGAATGCGCCCGAGAGTCAGAATGTTGTTTCATGTGGTGCTGGTTTTCTCACACTTGCTGCTACGAGTAGTATAAACGATAATGATCTTCAGTTTGAGTGGTATGAGTCAACCGAAAGTAATGGACTTCAATTTCTTGGATCGCTTGATGGGTCAACAGGCAGGTCACAGTTTATTACTCCTTTTTTAATAGCTGATAAAAGATTTGCCGTTCGTGTTAGGGTAGGAAATTCAATTAGTCCATACACATTTGTTTTGGCAGAAATTCTAAATGAGGCCTCTATTCTTCAGCAACCGGAGATAGAAATTTGTGGAGAAGCCTACTTGGATATAGTGACTGAAATGGATTCGATTGAAAATTACCAATGGCAAATTCTTGTGCCCAATGAACTTGGTGAATCAACCTTCGAGAACCTCAACACTGTTTCAAGTGATTCGATCACATTAATAGCATTGGAAGCTGGTTTTTATCGCGTTATTGCGACAGATTCAACTGGATGTCGTGCTATTTCTAGTGAAGTAGAAGTTTCGAATACCAGCATCGTTGAGTTTATCGAATCTGTGGCCCATTGTTATGATCCTGGTATAGTTGGGGACGATCAAGTTACCCTTACAAGTACCTATGGTCGGTCTTTTACGACTTTTCGATGGGAAGAATCTTTGGATAGTGTAATCTTCACAGAAATCAGTACTGCACAAAGTATAACTGTAGACAAGCCTACTGTTCAGTCTTACGACACAGCCTACTACAGGTTGACAATTACTGAACAAAATTGTTCGAATGACACCACCATTGCGGTTTACTGGCGAGCTATACCGAACGGCACTATAAGTCACATCGATCCTTTAATCAATCAGAATGATTTCTTTTATTGTGGTGATGATCTTGTATCTGAGAGGACGCTTCAGTTTTCAACTAGTTCTTTAGGAATAGAAGTGGTTTGGGCTAGTATCAATCACTCTAGTTTTCTTTCACAAGACAGTCTAAAATCATATGCTGGAGTTGGGGGACCAGAACGATTGATTATTGACTTCCCGCAAATATTGCTTACATCTATTGGCGGTGGAGATGAAACTATCCTAACGCAAGATGAAGGAAATTTGCTTCCTCAAAACGGCGGAATTCCTGACGAGGGCGGGCTTATTTTTGCAATAGTAACTGATACAATTGCGGGTGAAGCCTGTCAAAGTCTAACTAATGGAATATTTGCAGATACTGCCTTTCCACTTCCTCTGCTTGGAAATGCCTTAGCATATAGTGATCCATTTATACCTGCATGTCTAGGAGAGGAACTGGAATTCACTTCTTATGACAAGACTGCAGATGCCTATTCTTGGAAGCAACTGGATGAAGCAACTGATTTACTCATTGAAGTCAGTACAGACGATACCTTGAACATCAATGTTGACGAGGGTTACAATGGTGGCACATATTTCTTAGAAGTAACCAAAAATGGATGTACGGATTTATCTCAACCCTTCAATGTAATTGCTTTCGACCTTCCTACAGTGGAGATTACCAACATAGAAGATGGAGAAGCAATTGCTTGTGATGATATTCCAAGTATTTTACTGTTTGGAGAGGGAAGTGAATCAGTATCTAGTTATCAATGGTTGTATAGTATTGACGATGAGAATTTTGTGAATGCGCCAGGAGATAGTGCTAATCATTTTTATATAGCAACGCTAAATGGTTACTACAAACTTGTTGCTTCCTCGCTATTTTGTTCTGCAGAAACATCCTCTGTATATGTTGAAATACCCGATCCAGTAGATCCTGAATTTGTTTTGGTGGCAATAGAAGGGGAAGAACAATATTGCGAAGGAGATGAGGTTTTGTTGCAATGTAATTATGAGAGCAACACAGCTTCATATTTTTGGTTTTACTCTTTCTTTCAAATTGATGGAGATGAAGTATCCATCGAACTCGTTGAATTGGGGGAAACAACCAATCCAGAAATCACTTTGGACACCCGCTCTTTTGGCTCTGAACTGGCAGAAACATTGACCTTATACTTTTATATTCTGGTTATTGATGGTGAATGCATCGTTGGTAGTACAGAAATCCCACATGTTGTTGAGATAAACCCAAGCCCTAATATTGAAATAGTGTTTTCGGAATCACCTATGGTCAGCGAACTATTGTTTTGTAGCAATGAAGTTGTCAGTCAAGAGGTAAGTGTTAATAATCTATCTACGGTATTCTTACCAGATATTACCTACCTATGGAGAAAGTATAACCCTGTTTTGGATGATTATGATACTTTAATTGATGCATCAGGTACTACATACACCATTTCAGAACCTGGTAGATATCAATGCTTAGCGGTGGACTCAGACGGATTCTGTTTTTCTGCTAGCAACGATCTTGATGTGCTTATTCTACCTTCAAAAGTCAATGGAGATACACTTTTTTGTCAGGGAAATGATATAAACATAAGAGCCGTTCAAGGGAGTTTACCTGATCTAAACTCCTTCGGATATGAATGGTTTTACAGTGCTGATGGGGTGGAATTCAGCACAGTTGAAGGTGAGAGTGATCCTAATCTGATGATTGGGGCGAATGATGTGTTGTATGGGAATGGCTTCTTTTACTATGAAGTGCAATATGATGGCTGCTTAGGTATTTCAGATACACTCGAGGTTCGACAGAATATCAATTCGTTTAATTCTAACTTGACAGTTCTTGCAAATCAAGAGAAGGGAGTGCCATTCGAAGCGGTTGTAGACATAGATTCAGAATCTGATTTTGTTTACAATTGGGAACCATTTGATTTTCTGAGTTTTACGAATGGAAGGATGGCAGTGTTTAATTTTCCTGAATCATATCCACTCGATAGTGTAAGCATCCGGCTTGTGGTGTCTAACCCAGAAGGATGTGAGGTGAGTTATGAAGAGTTGATCAGGTTCGAAGAGACAACTGATATTTCCTTTTCTAAATTTGTATCCCCGAATGGGGATGGCCTGAACGATCGATTCCAGATTAATGGTTTGGACAATCAAGTACCAAATGAATTACGTATAGTAGATTCATGGGGCACCACGATATTCTCATATTCAAATTATTACAACAATACCCAAGAATCTGATCGGTTGATTAATAGCCTAAAAAGTGAAGGAGTATATTATTATCTCTTTTCTATTGATGGTAATGCAATGAAAGGAAGCTTTTATTTTAGGAAATAG
- the typA gene encoding translational GTPase TypA: protein MQEIRNIAIIAHVDHGKTTLVDKIIYATQEFRENQEKGELILDNNDLERERGITILSKNVSAEYKGVKINIIDTPGHADFGGEVERVLKMADGVILLVDAFEGPMPQTRFVLGKALGLGLSPIVVVNKVDKENCRPDEVHEQVFDLMFSLDATEEQLDFHTLYGSSKQGWFNDDWQKPTDNILPLLDKIVEVIPPAPYKEGVPAMQITSLDFSSFTGRIAIGRIVQGDIKEGANLGISKRDGSLKKVKVKEVHIFEGLGKRKVESARAGDICAITGIEDFEIGDTITDFENPMVLPRIAIDEPTMSMLFTINDSPFFGKEGKFVTSRHLRDRLMKELEKNLALKVQETDKEDKFLVFGRGVLHLSVLIETMRREGYELQVGQPQVLFKEDENGQKLEPIEHMVIDVPEEYSGKAIELVTQRKGELKVMEPKGNIQHLEFEIPSRGLIGLRNNMLTSTAGEAVMTHRLKEYQPFKGEIAGRINGSLISIENGPGTAYSIDKLQDRGSFFVDPGVDLYVGQVIGEHSRGNDLVINIQKGKKLTNMRTSGTDNNAKIIPAKKFSLEEALEYIQKDEYVEVTPKSIRMRKIYLDENQRKRMANAESA, encoded by the coding sequence ATGCAAGAAATTAGAAATATTGCCATCATCGCACACGTTGACCATGGCAAAACCACACTCGTTGATAAAATCATCTACGCTACTCAAGAGTTCAGAGAGAACCAAGAGAAAGGTGAATTAATCCTTGACAACAATGACCTTGAAAGAGAAAGAGGAATTACCATTCTTTCCAAAAATGTTTCAGCTGAATATAAAGGTGTAAAAATCAACATCATTGATACTCCAGGTCACGCAGATTTTGGTGGTGAAGTTGAGCGAGTGCTAAAAATGGCCGATGGCGTTATCCTTTTAGTGGATGCTTTCGAAGGGCCTATGCCTCAAACACGATTCGTATTAGGGAAAGCTCTTGGACTTGGTCTTTCACCAATCGTAGTTGTAAATAAAGTAGATAAGGAGAATTGTCGTCCAGACGAAGTGCACGAGCAAGTATTTGATTTGATGTTCTCTTTAGATGCAACTGAAGAACAACTTGATTTTCATACACTTTATGGATCTAGTAAGCAGGGGTGGTTTAATGATGATTGGCAGAAACCAACTGACAACATTCTTCCTCTCTTGGATAAAATTGTTGAGGTAATCCCTCCTGCTCCATATAAAGAGGGTGTTCCTGCTATGCAGATTACTTCACTAGATTTTTCTTCATTCACAGGAAGAATAGCCATTGGGCGTATCGTTCAAGGCGACATCAAAGAAGGAGCGAATCTAGGCATCAGCAAAAGAGACGGTTCACTCAAAAAAGTGAAGGTTAAGGAAGTACACATATTTGAAGGGCTTGGTAAGAGAAAGGTAGAATCCGCACGAGCTGGAGATATTTGCGCAATTACAGGAATTGAAGATTTCGAAATTGGTGATACAATCACCGATTTTGAGAATCCAATGGTACTGCCTCGAATTGCCATTGATGAGCCTACTATGAGTATGCTTTTCACCATCAACGATTCACCATTCTTTGGCAAAGAAGGGAAATTCGTCACATCACGTCACTTGCGTGATCGTTTGATGAAAGAGTTGGAGAAAAACCTGGCACTGAAAGTACAGGAAACCGATAAAGAGGATAAATTCCTAGTGTTTGGACGGGGGGTACTTCACTTGTCAGTATTGATTGAAACGATGCGCCGTGAAGGATATGAATTGCAAGTAGGTCAGCCTCAAGTACTTTTCAAAGAAGACGAAAATGGTCAAAAACTTGAGCCTATTGAGCACATGGTCATTGATGTTCCCGAAGAATACTCTGGAAAGGCGATTGAATTGGTCACTCAACGAAAAGGTGAATTGAAAGTAATGGAACCTAAGGGCAACATTCAACATCTGGAATTTGAGATTCCCTCTCGTGGATTGATTGGTCTAAGGAATAACATGCTTACTTCAACAGCTGGTGAAGCAGTAATGACACATAGATTAAAAGAATATCAGCCATTTAAAGGAGAGATTGCCGGAAGAATCAATGGTTCACTGATCTCAATTGAAAATGGCCCTGGTACTGCATATTCGATCGATAAGCTGCAGGACAGAGGATCATTCTTCGTTGATCCAGGAGTAGATTTATACGTAGGGCAGGTAATTGGCGAGCATTCTAGAGGAAATGACCTTGTAATCAACATTCAGAAAGGAAAGAAGTTGACAAACATGAGAACCTCTGGTACAGATAACAATGCTAAAATTATTCCAGCTAAAAAGTTTAGTCTGGAAGAAGCCTTAGAATACATTCAGAAGGATGAGTATGTTGAAGTAACACCTAAATCGATACGGATGAGGAAGATCTATCTGGATGAAAATCAACGAAAAAGAATGGCAAATGCAGAGAGTGCATAA
- a CDS encoding type IX secretion system membrane protein PorP/SprF: protein MKKRLYILAVVTSMLSLRSADAQQTTLLGHQELIGYFNPSLIGGSNGQVSYLYRYQWEGFGPSSNTLFFKYPLKSSGKFYSPHAIGSFFQYEDFDLVDRTKLEFFMANTLFESDKLRIGFGINAGLSYSGINTDDFNLEELVDPELANVDRRLSVTNKVGFSVYHKFVDVGLAARTFNVQSISDYHSSLSFKVPLKNPKFRLNPIVIFRMTEDFQHQLEGQLKTTYDQKISLTAGYRENFGAIFQLGIRINNSAKVSYGVETPQNNGSSLGLTHELFGSYYFESPALVQHRKDSVIKARRDSLNRARIEKYRTQKAEEAANDDSLSILGTPEKEQPEEQDSDSLNIESEAMKKEDSENNEGEIYTSLDDVVGNISDNTHVILDHIGFEPGLYLLTPDSYQELDKLFNYIRHHKSLHIEIQGHTDNSGSPDTNLSLSRYRALAVYNYLVSRGIDPAKMNVIGYGENQPLYPNDTKENRELNRRIEIVFIRK from the coding sequence GTGAAAAAACGACTATATATTCTTGCTGTAGTTACGAGTATGCTATCTCTTAGATCTGCAGACGCACAGCAAACGACTTTACTTGGACATCAGGAGTTGATTGGTTATTTCAATCCTTCACTTATCGGAGGTTCCAATGGGCAGGTTAGCTACCTATATCGTTATCAATGGGAAGGTTTTGGCCCATCTTCAAATACCTTATTTTTCAAATACCCTTTAAAAAGTAGTGGGAAGTTTTACTCCCCACACGCTATTGGTTCCTTTTTTCAATATGAAGATTTTGACCTAGTTGATAGAACCAAGCTTGAATTCTTCATGGCGAATACACTTTTTGAGTCAGATAAGTTGAGGATTGGATTTGGTATCAATGCTGGACTTAGTTACAGTGGAATCAATACAGATGATTTTAACTTGGAAGAATTGGTAGATCCAGAACTTGCCAATGTAGATAGAAGACTTTCCGTGACCAACAAAGTTGGGTTTTCTGTATATCACAAGTTTGTAGACGTAGGATTAGCCGCAAGAACTTTTAATGTTCAATCTATTTCTGATTATCATTCATCATTGTCGTTTAAGGTGCCTCTTAAGAATCCAAAATTTAGATTGAATCCAATCGTAATTTTCAGGATGACAGAGGACTTTCAGCATCAATTGGAAGGGCAATTAAAGACAACATATGATCAAAAGATAAGTTTGACTGCTGGATACAGAGAGAATTTTGGAGCAATATTTCAATTGGGCATACGCATCAACAATTCAGCTAAAGTTTCTTATGGTGTAGAGACACCACAGAATAACGGATCATCTCTGGGACTAACTCATGAGCTGTTTGGTTCTTATTATTTTGAATCTCCTGCTTTGGTTCAACATAGAAAGGATAGCGTAATTAAGGCTAGGAGGGATTCTTTAAATAGAGCAAGAATAGAAAAATATAGAACTCAGAAAGCAGAGGAGGCAGCTAATGATGATTCTCTTTCAATTTTAGGCACTCCTGAAAAAGAACAGCCTGAAGAACAAGATTCAGATTCTTTGAATATAGAATCTGAGGCTATGAAAAAAGAAGATTCTGAGAATAATGAAGGCGAAATCTATACATCTCTGGATGATGTAGTTGGAAATATTTCCGATAATACCCACGTTATTCTGGATCATATAGGATTTGAGCCAGGCCTTTATTTATTGACTCCTGACTCATATCAAGAGCTGGACAAACTCTTCAATTACATCAGGCATCATAAGTCCCTGCATATTGAAATTCAAGGTCATACAGACAATTCTGGGTCTCCTGACACTAATCTTTCACTGTCCAGGTATCGTGCATTAGCCGTATACAATTACCTGGTAAGTAGAGGTATTGATCCTGCTAAAATGAACGTCATTGGTTATGGAGAAAATCAACCTTTGTATCCAAACGATACCAAAGAGAACAGAGAGCTAAATAGAAGGATAGAAATTGTGTTTATCAGAAAATAG